The window TACTAAATGATTAGTAGCCCCGCAAGCTGTTTTCTTTAGGCTTGGGAACGGTCAGGGGATTGCTATATACAGGCGGTCCGGATACCAGCTACTTCTCGGCCCAGTTGCGCAGCTCCCGCTTGATCTTCTCCTCAATCTTCCGGCCGATTTCCTCCCATTCCTTGTCCCTCCCTTCCTCCTCTTCAGCCCAGTCACGAATGGCCCGGCGGACCTTCTCCTCCACCTTCTCACCGATCTTCTCCCACTCGCGGTCACCCATCTTATAAGCCCGCTTCTTGCAACTGAACGGACTTGAACCGCTGCCGAAGAATATGGCCGCTCCCAGCAGGAAACCGAAATTGTACCAGCCGCCGGTATTGTTCACCTCGTACATGTGCACCGTGTCGCTGAACAGGCTGATGATGAACGTAACCACGCAGATCAGCCCGTGCCATAGACCCGCCCAGAATCCGGCCGCCTCGGCCACAAACCGCTCATTCCCCGGCGCACAACCGGAAATGACCAGCAACGTGAAAGCAAATCCTATCAGCGCGAGGCGCTTGGTACTGGTAACCATTTTTTCATTCCTCCTTACTCGGCGTACAGGTCGATTATCCGCTCAATGGCCTCGGTGCAGACGCGGCAGTAGTAGTGGTGGTTGCGGCTGAACATAATGCAGTCCACCTCGGGTCGGTAGAGTCCTTTAGCCTGATAGCTGGCGCCCTCGAAGGCCCCCACCTTGCCGAAGTACGGTTCGGCCTCCAGCATAGCCTTCGTGATGGCCTTCACCTCTCCGAAGAGAGCATCCATGGATTCCTCGGAGGCGCCCTGCTCCCGCAGCTCACGGCGCTTCTGCTGGTAGGCATAGGATGCTGAATCGTAGGCGGCCTGGTTCCAGGGAGTAGGTATCGGCGTATCGATGTCCAGGAGATGCCACCACTTGAGCTGCTGGGGGTCCAGCAGGGCAGTGACGTTTGGTTCCCAGGGCTCCACGCCGGGCGGGATGAATTCCTCGTAGGCCACCGTCGAGGCGTAGTACTCGTCGCCCAGGCCGCCGAAGGAATGGCCGAACTCGTGGATGAGCAGATAAGGTGCCTCGTTGCTCCGGGCCGAGGCGGTGGTGTACAGGTTGAGGATCCCCCCGCCGCCGTACTTGCGGTCATTGAACAGGATGATCAGGGCATCGTAAGGTGCCTGGGCGGCAATATCGCGGATGATTTGATTGGCCCAGGTAAGGACGTAGCGGTCCAGGTCGAAGGCGTTGAAGCTCAGACCCAGGGGGCTGTCGCGCCAGATGCCGGCCCGGGGATTGGAAATGCCCGACTCGACCGCAGCCAGGTCGATGGCCCGAACGTTGAAGTCGCCCTTGCGCGAGTGGTAGGGTTCGGCGCCAAACAGGACGCCCGCCAGCCGCTCCACGTCCTTGTGAAACTGCCGGCGCTCCTTCTTGGTGTAGCCCTCACTCAGGAAGAGAAGGTCCACTTTGGCGGCCGGGGGGCCGTTTTCGAACAGCGCCCAGACCTTGCCCTGGGCTGCGATGGAAGAGCGGTTCACGAAACGGCTCTGGGGATCGACTAGGCCGGTATAGATCGGGTGGAAGGCGCCGTCGTTCCCGCGCTTGTTCAGGATGATCCGTACCGGTTTGCGGGGCTCGGGAAAACGCTGGGATTCGTGGAAGCTGTGCCAGATACCCTTCCGGGCCTCGCCGATGGTTTCCCACTCGCCGTAGATGCTGGCGAAGCCCCGCGAGTAGATCACCTGTCCGGAGGCGGTATCTACCACCTGGAAGAGGTACTTGCCCAGGTTGGTGTCATCCACCAGGTGGGCGCGGCTGCCGGGCCATGAACCCTCCAGGCGGACCTGGTCGAGGCTGATGTGCTCCTCCGTAGCGGTACCGCTGTGGTAGTAATCAAAGCGCAGGGTCTGGCCGGTGAAGTAGTTGTCGAAAGCCTGGCCGAGAGTATAAGCCAGGGGGAGCAGCAGAAAGAGAAGTAGACGGCGCATGATGTCACCTCATGAATGTTTGCGATGGAGAGACCTTAAAATTTAGCCATGAGGATTGCGGATGTATACGTGAAGTTCCCCCCTGAAAGCGCTGATAGTTGATCCTTTCTGGACCGGAAATGTTTGCTTTGTCGGGATCTATGGTAATATATTAACATTGCAACAATGTTACATGAATATGGAGGTAGTTATGCCGACAATCAGGATTGATGACGAGGTGTGGGAAGAGTTGAAGCTGCGCGCAGTCCCGCTGGAAGATACGCCTAATTCGGTTCTCCGCGTGCTGCTGAAGCTGGAGATTGGCAAGGGGAAACGGAAGTCACGCCAGCCGGCCCGGCAGCACGGCGCCGCGCAAGTAGAGGGGGGCACGCCCCGGCATGAATTCCGGGCACCGATCCTGCGGGCGCTCTCCGCGCTGGGCGGTGCGGCCCAGGAAGGGAAGGTTCTAGCCCATATTGAGCAGCAGCTGGCCGATCAATTGACCGAGGTTGACAGGGCACCTATACCCGGCGGCAGGGACCGGGATATCCTGTGGAAAGTCGCGGCCAGAGAGGAGCGGCGCATCATGGCCCGGAAGGGCCTGGTAAAACAGGAATGCCCGAAGGGAATCTGGGAACTCACCGAAGAAGGCTTGGTCGCCGCAGAAAGGCTCAGCCGTTAAGCCTTAGCGGTAGGGGCACAGCGTGCTGTGACCTTAACGAAGCGGCCTACCGCGTAAGACTGAACTTCGCCGCACTCACCGCCCCGAAAACGCCGTAACCGCCGGTGACAGTGGTGAGGGTCTCCTGGTAGGTCTGCGGCTTGAGGGTAATGGTGGTGGTCAGGTAGTCGGCCAGATTGGCGTCGTATCCGTAGATGTGGACGGTGAGGGTGTCTCCCGGCTCGGCGGCGGTATTGAAGAAGAGGGGCAGCGGGCCGGTGCCGGGATTCGAGAAGCGGTAATGCAGCGAATCAGAGGACGAAAGCAGGTAGACGTCGTAGAGGTCGGTATCGGCGGTTGTCAGCAGTTCGAAGTAGACCCCCTGTTCCATCACCACCGGACCGGAATGCGCCGCCGGCTTGACCGGCACCACGGTGGTGTCGGTGAGGGTGGGGAAGTCGCGATGTTCAATAGTGAGGTGGTACTGCTCACCTGCAACCGGGAAAAAGTCGTAGTTGGTGTAGATCTCCCCCCGCAGGCTGTCCAATTCATGAGTGAATAAGTAGGACGTGGTATCGCCCAGCCCCTGGACGCGTACCGTTGCATCCGTGACGATGGGGATAAAGCTTTCATCCCATTCCAGGGTATCCAGCTCTTGGTAGCGGTAGGCCCGCTCGATGTAGAAGAAGGATGAGCCGGGTTGGTCATCCAGGCGGAGGATTCCCAGAATATTCAGACTCGGTTCGAACTCGGTTTCGACGATGGTGGAAGGCTGGGGTCCGGGTTCGTGGGGTAAACTGCAGGCCGCCAGGAGGGCTATCAGGAGACCAGCGAATACGGACTGGATGTATTTCACAGCGCCAACCCCCGCCTTAAAACTTGATGCTGTAGCCCACTCGCACCGACGGGAAGTAACTGATATCAAACCCGTAATAGCCATAGCCGGGAATGTAGAAATACAGGTATGGATTCCGCCGCAGGAAGAGCAGGTTCTGGATGGTGGTTGTCAGGTAGGCCTCGTCGGTGCCCAGGTATTCCGCCAGGCGGTAGCCGAAGCCGCCGCGCAGTTTCTTCTTCCAGCCGATCTCCCAGTTCAACAGGGGCGGGAAACGCACGTTGTTCTTCACCGGGGTGAGGTACTCCGGGAAATAGCCGTAGGTGTTTTCCACAGGATTGTAATCGTAATGATTGACGATGCCCGTTTCCCAGGTCTTGGGGAAGCCGGAGGTGAACTGGAAGGTGGTGCTGGCGGTGATGTCACGGGTCAGGTTATAGAGCAAGACCGCCTTGAGGTTGTGGGTCTGGTCGCCGTCATAGAGGAACGTTTTGCCTTTCTGGATGGAAGGGTAGCTGCGCAGGGAGCGTGACAGGGAGTAGCCCACCCAACCGGAGAGCCGGCCCAGCTCCCCCCGGAGTAGGAACTCCAGGCCATAGGCTTCGCCGTGGCCTTGCTCCAGGGCGGCTTCGTAGCTGTAAATGGCCGCGATGGTATTGAAGTAGTCAAAACGGTACAGGTTGGTGAGGTCCTTGTAATAGGCCGTCACGGAATAATCCAATCGGTCGCTGATTTTGCCCTCGATCCCCAGAATGTGGTGGATTGAGGTTAGGGGCTCCATTTTTCGCAAGGGGTAGTAATAGTCCATGTACTGGCTGAGCTCGGCATCCTGGGTATTCATGGCGGTGACGTACTGGTGGTAGCGTCCCCAGGCGGCCTTGAGGGTGATGCCGCGCAGCTCCAGGGCCAGGGAAGCCCGCGGTTCCGGGCGCCACTCACTCTCCGGCGACAAGCGGGTATTTCGCAGGCCGAGTTTCAGCAGCAGGGGACCGAATTCGATCTTGTCCTGGAGAAAATAGGCCTGGAGGGTAGAGGTCACCTCGGCCGAAAAGGATGGCAGGGAGAACAGGCCGGCGTCGTTATAAAAGGTGAGCGCGTTCTGCTCGAAGCCCAGCTGCAGGGTCTGGTTCAGTAACGTGAAGTAGGACAGGGTCGCCTTGGTGGTGAGATCCGATACCTCGTTGATCACGCGGGTCTCATAGTTAAGCACAACGTCCACGTTGCCCTCGTAGGTGGTATCCTGAACCCGGAATTTGAGGAAATTTTTGTTGTTCACGTTGAATCCCGAGTAATAGAGGTGGGATTCGAGCACCAGGTTGGGGGTGAGTACGGAACGGGTCTGGAGGCCCATAGCGGTATTGTTGGTGTTGGTCAGGAAGCCGGTGCTGTAGTTGCGCAGGTACGGTTCTTTGAAGTAGATGCCCAGTCGGATGAAGTCGTAGTCGATGAAGTCGCGGGCGTAGAAGGCCGAGAGGCGCAGTCGGGTGCGCCGGATGTTG of the Candidatus Neomarinimicrobiota bacterium genome contains:
- a CDS encoding DUF4249 family protein, with product MKYIQSVFAGLLIALLAACSLPHEPGPQPSTIVETEFEPSLNILGILRLDDQPGSSFFYIERAYRYQELDTLEWDESFIPIVTDATVRVQGLGDTTSYLFTHELDSLRGEIYTNYDFFPVAGEQYHLTIEHRDFPTLTDTTVVPVKPAAHSGPVVMEQGVYFELLTTADTDLYDVYLLSSSDSLHYRFSNPGTGPLPLFFNTAAEPGDTLTVHIYGYDANLADYLTTTITLKPQTYQETLTTVTGGYGVFGAVSAAKFSLTR
- a CDS encoding M64 family metallopeptidase, which produces MRRLLLFLLLPLAYTLGQAFDNYFTGQTLRFDYYHSGTATEEHISLDQVRLEGSWPGSRAHLVDDTNLGKYLFQVVDTASGQVIYSRGFASIYGEWETIGEARKGIWHSFHESQRFPEPRKPVRIILNKRGNDGAFHPIYTGLVDPQSRFVNRSSIAAQGKVWALFENGPPAAKVDLLFLSEGYTKKERRQFHKDVERLAGVLFGAEPYHSRKGDFNVRAIDLAAVESGISNPRAGIWRDSPLGLSFNAFDLDRYVLTWANQIIRDIAAQAPYDALIILFNDRKYGGGGILNLYTTASARSNEAPYLLIHEFGHSFGGLGDEYYASTVAYEEFIPPGVEPWEPNVTALLDPQQLKWWHLLDIDTPIPTPWNQAAYDSASYAYQQKRRELREQGASEESMDALFGEVKAITKAMLEAEPYFGKVGAFEGASYQAKGLYRPEVDCIMFSRNHHYYCRVCTEAIERIIDLYAE
- a CDS encoding carboxypeptidase-like regulatory domain-containing protein, producing MRAPVTGLVLLTGAILHAANVSGYVADAQTGETIIGVNIIVEGTTLGATTDINGFFVIQRLPPGETTLRFTHIAYEHYRRTIRVGASDLFLGTINLAPTVLQAQAVTVTAHRGAIIQKDMDIASFEVSPQVLKEVPQFNKDVFQLIKYSPSVTIGDRISPIYYVRGGDPGENLVQLDGMTIYNPQHILSMQAIFNPYAIKNIEMLVGGFDAQYGGRNSSILYITSREGHKEEVQGEFRPSTSGIVGAVEFPVRDLGTAMLSGRVLTDLFSRIMMGMPNLMADFNGALQANIRRTRLRLSAFYARDFIDYDFIRLGIYFKEPYLRNYSTGFLTNTNNTAMGLQTRSVLTPNLVLESHLYYSGFNVNNKNFLKFRVQDTTYEGNVDVVLNYETRVINEVSDLTTKATLSYFTLLNQTLQLGFEQNALTFYNDAGLFSLPSFSAEVTSTLQAYFLQDKIEFGPLLLKLGLRNTRLSPESEWRPEPRASLALELRGITLKAAWGRYHQYVTAMNTQDAELSQYMDYYYPLRKMEPLTSIHHILGIEGKISDRLDYSVTAYYKDLTNLYRFDYFNTIAAIYSYEAALEQGHGEAYGLEFLLRGELGRLSGWVGYSLSRSLRSYPSIQKGKTFLYDGDQTHNLKAVLLYNLTRDITASTTFQFTSGFPKTWETGIVNHYDYNPVENTYGYFPEYLTPVKNNVRFPPLLNWEIGWKKKLRGGFGYRLAEYLGTDEAYLTTTIQNLLFLRRNPYLYFYIPGYGYYGFDISYFPSVRVGYSIKF